In Streptomyces sp. Li-HN-5-11, the sequence GCGGCGCCGACCTCGGAGAGCCGGGTGACGATGTTGTCGTCCAGCACACCGTTGCGGTTGGGCGGGCAGTTGAGGATGAACGAGGTGTACTTGGGCTCCAGGTCCGCCAGGTGGGAGAGAATGGCGTCCTTGCTCATCGGATCGGTCGTGGGCGTCGTCGGGTGCCAGAACCATCCGTTGCTGATCGTCTGGCCCTGCAGCGAGGCGTAGGTGTTGCCTGCCGGCGAGGTGATGCCGAGGGGCTCCTCGAAGTAGATCGCGTCGCCGAGGAAGGGCACCGACAGCCCGCCGTGGTCGATCATCACGATGTCGGGCTGCAGGGACTTCACATGTTCCCTGATGCGCTGGTAGGGGACGGCCTGCTGGCCCATCTGCCAGGCGTAGCCGTCGGTGACGAACATGTCGATGGTGCCGTAGTTGGTGAGCAGTTCGGTGATCTGGTTGAGGATGTAGGTGATGTCGCCGGGCTGGATGGCCTGGTCGGAGGCGACGCCGTGGCGGGTGTCGTAGGCCTGCACGTCGTAGGTGCGGTCCCAGATGGAGAAGTACAGGCCGACCTTGAGGCCCTGGGCCCGGAAGGCGGTCACGTACTGGGCGACGATGTCGTGCTTGTAGGAGCTGTTGGCGACGTTGTAGTTGTTGTAGGCGCTGGGCCACAGGCAGAAGCCGTCGTGGTGCTTGGTGGTCAGGACGCCGTAGCTCATCTTCGCCGCCGACGCGGCCCGCGCCCACTGGGCACAGTCGACCGCCGTGGGTGCGAACAGAGCCGGGTCCTGGTTCGGGGCGGCCCACTCCTGGTTGGTGAACGTGCCCATGTTGAAGTGGTTGAACATGCCGAACCGCATGTTCACCAGGTTGCTGAGATTGGTCTGGACGTCCGCGGCGGCCGCCTGAGGGAGGAGGCCGGAGAAGCCAGGAACCACGGGCAGCGCGCTCGCGGCCACAGCGGCGCCCGCGGCGCCCAGCAGGGTGCGGCGGGACAGTCTTCTTCCTGAGGACATGGGTGTACTCCCGGTTCGGGTGGCTCTGAGGTGTCGGGGATGAGGCGGCTGGGGCGGCAGCCCGAGGGCCCGCGACCCAAAGGCTTCAGACGCGTCTCCCTCTGGGCTCCAAGCGCCGGGCGTACGCATGAAGTTCGATCAGGTGACTGCTCCGTGTCAACAGGTACGCGGATGAAAGCGCTCAGGAGCAGGGCAGAATAGGCAGTTATATCCCGCCAAGCGTCATCTGCACTGCCGTAGACATTCCATGTTTGGGAAGGGCGGCCCTTCGGAGTCCGACGTTGCGGGTCGCGCGAGCCGGGCCGCCGCACTGCTGCACGTGAGCAACGCCGAACAGGTTCGGCGTCCTCGCGACTGGCCGTGGAGTTTCAGCTGGTGACCCGACCGTCGAGTCAGCGGTGGTGGGCGGTGGGAGTACGGCGAGCACCGTGGGCGTACGGCGAGCACCGTGGTCCCGCGGCGTCGGAGAGGCCGTGCCGTCGGCGACCTGCCGGAAGGGCCAGGCCCGCCGGCGGAAGCGGGGCGGGGTCCGCCGCGCCGCCTTCTCGGAATGATCGGTTCGACATCTTGACGTCCATCCGGAAGTTCGTCGATAGTCATGGCTTAAATCCGATCGGCCGAGCGACGGCTGGTCCGCCCCCCAAATTGTTAGCGCTAACAATTGGCGGGCGGTCCCGTCGGCGGATCCGCTCGCCCGGACCCGTCCGCCCGCCTTCAGCCCCCATCAGCCCGTCCCCAGAGCCCACCGTAAACCCGGTTGGGGCGCGGCTTGCTGCCCCGTATCGACGAACGAGGGAGTCCAGGTGCCCGCACTGCACATGTTCCGCCGACTGCGCCGGGGGGTCGTAGTCCTGCTGGCCGCGGTGGCGCTCGCCTTCGCCGGCCTTGTCGCCTTCAGCGGCCCCTCGCAGGCCGCCACACAAGGGCCCTGCGACATCTACGCGGCGGGCGGCACGCCGTGCGCCGCGGCGCACAGCACCACCCGCGCGCTGTTCGCCTCCTACAACGGCCCGCTCTACCAGGTGCAGCGAGCCTCGGACAGCGCGTTGCGGGACATCGGTGTGGTGTCGGCCGGTGGTGTCGCCGACGCCGCGGCGCAGGACTCCTTCTGCGCGGGCACCACCTGCACCATCACCCGCCTGTACGACCAGACCGGTGACGGCAACACCCTGGTCTACCAGGGACCCGGCGGGACCGGCGGCGCCGACTCGGCGGCCGTCGCGACCACCGAAGCGATCAGCGTGGGCGGCCAGAAGGCGTACGCGCTGTACATCAACCCCGGCAACAGCTACTTCGCCTACAACTCCGCCGGGGGCGTGCCGACCGGCAGCTCGCCCGAGGGCGAGTACATGATCACCAGCGGCACCCACGTCAACAACGGCTGCTGCTTCGACTACGGCAACACCGAGATCGACCACAAGGCCGACGGCAACGGCGCCATGGACGCGATCAACTTCAGCACGGAATGCTGGTTCGGCGGCTGCAGCGGAACCGGGCCGTGGGTGCAGGCGGACATCGAGAACGGCCTGTTCAGCGGTGGCAGCAAGGCGTGGAACCCCAACCAGGTCTCCGAGACCAGCCGCTTCGTCACCGCGATGTTCAAGAACGACGGCGCCACCCAGATGGCGCTCAAGGGCGCCAACGCCCAGTCCGGGAGCCTGACGCAGCTCTACAGCGGCGCGCTGCCCAGCGGATGGAGCCCGATGCACAAGCAGGGCGCGATCATCCTCGGCAGCGGCGGCGACTGCTGCCAGACCAACCGCAACGCCAGCGCGGGCACCTTCTACGAGGGCGCCATGGTCAAGGGCTACCCCTCCGACGCCACCGACGCCGCGGTCCAGGCCAACATCACCGCGGTCGGCTACAGCACCACCACCCCCTTCACCCCGGGCGCGAAGGTGTCGCTGCAGGCCACCACCTCCTGCTGCACCGGCGACTACCTGCAGCACGACACGAGCGACGACAAGGTCGTGATCGCGCCGGTGACCTCCGCCAGCTCGACCACCGTCAAGGGCGACGCCACCTGGATCGTCCGCGCCGGCCTGGCCAACAGCAACTGCGTCTCCTTCGAGTCGGCCAACACGCCCGGCAGTTACATCAGGCACTACGCCTTCCAGCTCCACCTCCAGCCCAACGACGGCACCAGCCAGTTCGCCGCCGACGCCACCTTCTGCCCCAAGTCAGGTAACAGCGGCACGGGTTACTCCCTGCAGTCCTTCAACTACCCGGCCAAGTACATCCGCCACTACAACTTCACCGGCTACATCGCAAGCGACGGTGGTAGCAACGCCTGGGACGCCACCTCGAACTGGGCCCAGGACACCAGCTGGCTCGCCGCCTCCCCCTGGAGCTGACGGGCAACCAGCCCCGGGTCCGGTGCCGAAGAGGGCCGAATCCGCATCGGACCCGGAGGCGTCGACGCAACCCGCACAGTCCGCACAGCCGGACACTCGGCGGTCCGTCGACGCGCACCACACACCCCACCCCGTGAAGGAGTTCTTCATGATCAAGCGACCGTGGATGAGCCGCGTCAGACGCGCGCTCCTCGCGGCCGGTGCCACCGGCGCGCTCGCCGCCGGCCTGCTCACCGCCACAGCCACCACCTCGCAGGCCGCCACCCAGGGACCGTGCGACATCTACGCCGCGGGCGGCACCCCCTGCGTCGCCGCGCACAGCACCACCCGCGCCCTGTACGCGGCGTACAACGGCCCGCTGTACCAGATCAGACGCGCCTCCGACAACACCACCCTGAACATCGGCGTGCTCAGCGCCGGCGGATACGCCAACGCCGCCGCGCAGGATACGTTCTGCGCCAACACCAGCTGCGTCATCACCGACATCTACGACCAGTCCGGCAAGGGCAACGACCTCACCCAGGCACCCGCGGGCGGAGCCGCCGGCGGGCCGGACAACCTGGCCAACGCCTTCGAAGCGCCGGTCACCGTCGGCGGGCACGAGGCGTACGGCGTCTACATCGCCCCCGGCACCGGCTACCGCAACGACAACACCAACGGCATCGCCACCGGCGACCAGCCCGAGGGCATGTACGCGATCTTCGACGGCACCCACTTCAACGGCGGCTGCTGCTTCGACTACGGCAACGCCGAGACCAGCAACACCGACACCGGCAACGGCCACATGGAGGCCATCTACTTCGGCAACAGCACGGCCTGGGGCTCCGGCAGCGGCAGCGGCCCCTGGGTCATGGCCGACCTGGAGAACGGCCTGTTCTCCGGCGTGAACAAGGGTTTGAACGCGGGCGACCCCACCGTCACCAACCGGTTCCTGACCGCCATGGTCAAGGGCGGCCCGAACCAGTGGGCCATCCGCAGCGGCGACGCCCAGTCGGGCGGCCTGTCCACCTTCTACAACGGCGTGCGCCCCAACGTCTCCGGCTACAACCCGATGCACAAGGAAGGCGCGATCATCCTGGGCATCGGCGGTGACAACAGCAAGTGGGCCCAGGGCACCTTCTACGAGGGCGTCATGACCTCCGGCTACCCCTCGGACACCACCGAGAACGCCGTACAGGCCAACATCACCGCCGCCGGCTACAACAGCGGCTCGACCAGCACCGGCTCGCTGACCCCCGGCTCCCGCATCTCCCTGCAGGCCACCACCTCCCCCTGCTGCACCAACGACTACCTCCGCCACGACGACGCCGACACCAAGGTCGTCATCTCCAACATCAACTCCTCCAGCTCGGCCACCGACAAGGCCGACGCCACCTGGATCGTCCGCGCCGGCCTGGCCAACAGCTCCTGCCTGTCCTTCGAGTCCGCCAACAACCCGGGCCAGTACCTGCGCCACTACAACTTCGAGCTCTACCTGAACACCGACGACGGCAACAGCAACTTCTCGAAGGACGCCACCTTCTGCCCCACCACGGGCAACAGCGGGGTCGGCCACTCCTTCCAGTCCGTCAACTACCCGACGAAGTACATCCGCCACTACAACTACACGGTCTACGTAGCCAGCAACGGCGGTACCAACGCCTGGGACGCCACGGCGTCGTGGGCCCAGGACACCAGCTGGCTGACCGCGTCTCCCTGGAGCTGACGGGCAACCGGACACTCTGAGCGCCTGAACAACGAGCACGGCCTCCTTGCGGTACCCGCAGGGAGGCCGTGCTCGCTTCCTTTTCATGGTCTCCGGGAGCCGCGCACGGTCGGGCGGCCGGCCGGAGCCAGCCCGGTCTCGTTCAGGGCGAGCAGTGTCAGGAGCGGCGTCTCCCAACCAGCGCAGCCATTCCGTGATAACCCGCTCGAACAGCTTGCTGCGGACTGGGCGAGGTGAGGATGGAGCGAAATGTCCCATACGGTTCATAGCTCTTCTCGATCTCCGGCATCGTCAGGTCGCATGCCGGGTATGACTGCCCAGGCCTCACCTCATAACCCGTTGAGCCGACCATGTGGGCGGTGACGAAGAGGCCACCCGGTTTCAGTGACCGCATCACAGAATCCAGGCCGGCAGCAACCAAATCGACGTCTGCGGTTATCGACTCCAGGACGAAGAAACATGTGATCGCCTCATAGCGATCGACAGGCAGATCGTAGACGCTTCCTGCCCTCACCTTCGCAACGGTACGCAATTTTTGAATACTCGCACTATGACCTAATTGTTGAAGGTGGCGTTCGAACCTCAGCCAGACAGCCAGGGCATTTCCGTCCGCACCTTCAAACGACTTACGCAGGTATCGACGGTTCGCAGCAGAGTATTCGATGAGCTCCAGCGCGCCACTCGAATTCACGTAAGGCGCCAGCAGGAGACCTGGGTAAAGATTCGGACCCGCCCCTATATCGGCAGCCATCCGGATACCGTTTGACGGCATCCGGAGATTCCGCAATTCAGACACCACGAAGTCCATGATCTGCCTGTCTTCCGGTAGGATCTCGCGTCCGTAGTTCTGGGCAACATACGTCGCGCTGTCGAAGTCATCCCAGTCAACCATTCAAGCTCCCTTCTGAACCGTTTCCCTGTTCAGGTTACAATCAGCCCCCATGGGCCACATAAGGGAAATAAATGCCGCAGCATCCCGAATTCCGTCATTCGCAAAACGGACCCCGTTTCACACTCTCGACGTAGAGGGCGTTCTATTCAAAAGGGAGGATCTGCAGGAAAGTGGTTCATTCAAGATCCGCGGAGCCGCCAACAGGTTTCTGACGGTCAGCGAGCCCGCACGTCGCAACGGTGTGGTCACCGTATCTTCGGGCAACACAGGTCGCGCGCTCTGTGCCATCAGCGAGAAGTGCTCCACATCCGTGCACGTCTTCGTCCTGGAAGATTGCGAAACCGCCAAGGTCGCCCATCTGCAACGAGCAGGCGCGGAGGTTCATGTCGCCGGGCACTCATTCTTCGCTGCGAGCTTACGGGCCAGACAGTTCGCTCACGCGCACAGCATGTTGTTCTGCTCTTCCTCGGCCGATTGGGAGTTCCTGCACGGTGTGGCGACCATCGGGTTGGAACTGCATGAGGACGATCCAGACCTTGATGTGATCTACGTGCCGATCGGTGGCGGCGGCCTGGCCGCCGGAGTCGGGCTCTTCTACACGGCTCTGAACGGTATCCGGCAACCGCGGATCGTCGGTGTGCAGTCATCCCGATCCCGGCCGATCTACGAGCATTTCCATCACGGGCGGATTTTCAGCGAACCACGATCCACAGCAGCGGACTGCCTGGCAGGCGAGCCAGAGGCCGGCGCAATCATTCTGGAAATCGACCGAAAAGTTCTCTCGGATATCGTTCTTGTCACTGACGGAGAAATCCTGGAAGCAGCCGCGCGACTGGCTTCCCGAGGGATTCTGGTGGAACCGGGGGCTGCGGCGGGATACGCCGCCTACCTGCGGTACGCCGATGCGAATGATCGAACGGGTGTCATCCTCACCGGCGCCGCGATCACATGTGAAGTGTCCCATGCGGCGTTCAGCGAGAAGCGCGGCTGCCAAACCCATAGGTGACTGGTGGCGACGCGGTAGTCACGGCAGCGGCACGAAGTTCCGCACGTAGCGCTTCTGCCACGGCGTCTCCACCGCGTGCCGGTCGTAGTGGGCGCGGACGTAGGCCACCGCGTCCGCGGCCGGGACGCCGTCCAGGACCGCGAGGCAGGCCAGTGCCGTGCCCGTGCGGCCCCGGCCGCCGCCGCAGGCGAGTTCGATGCGTTCCGTGGCGGACCGGGTCCAGGCGTCGACGAGGACCGAGCGGGCGGCGGCGCGGTCCGCCGGCAGGCGGAAGTCGGGCCAGCGCAGCCACCGGGACTCCCAGGGGAACGGCGGCGGCTGCTTGCCGAGGAGGTAGACGCCGTACGACGGGGTCGGCGCCACCGGGTCGAGGGGGCGGCGCAGGCCTCTTCCCCGTACCAGCCGCCCGGACGGGAGGCGCAGCACGCCGGGATCGCTCTCGGCCCACAGATGGCCGGACTGCTCCTTCATGGGCGTGGCGTCCCCCTTTCGACGGGTGCCGTCGCGGCGCGGCGACTATACAAGGCAGGTGTCGCCCGTCGCCGCTCTTCAGCCTCCAGGGAGCCTCCATGACCTTGCCCGCCCCGCTGACCGGTGTCGTCCCGCCCGTCTGCACCCCGCTGACGCCGGACCGCGAGGTGGACGTGCCGTCGTTGCTCAGGCTGGTCGATCACCTGGTGGCGGGCGGGGTGCACGGCTTGTTCGTGCTCGGGTCCTCGTCCGAGGCCGCGTTCCTGACGGACCGGCAGCGGCGGCAGGTGGTGGACGCGGTCGTGGCCCACCTCGGCGGGCAGCTCCCCGTGCTGGCGGGGGCGATCGACATGAGCACGCCCCGCGTGCTGGACCACGTCGCCTCCGTCACCGCGGCGGGCGCGCAGGCCGTCGTCGTCACCGCCCCCTTCTACGCCCGCACCCACCCCGCGGAGATCGACCGCCACTACCGCCGGGTCACGGCCGGCAGTCCCGTTCCGGTGCTCGCCTACGACATCCCGGTCTCCGTGCACACCAGGCTGCCCGCCGGCGTGGTCCTGGAGCTCGCCGCCGACGGCGTCCTGGCGGGCCTGAAGGACTCCAGCGGCGACCTGGGCGGCTTCCGGGAGGTCGTCACCGGTGTCCGTACCCGCCCGGACGCCGCCGGCTTCAGTGTGCTCACCGGCTCCGAGCTGCTCGTCGACGCGGCGCTCGCGCTGGGCGCCGACGGAGCGGTGCCCGGCCTCGCCAACGTCGACCCGCACGGCTACGTACGCCTGTACCGCCTGTGCCGGGCGGGCGACTGGGACGGCGCCCGGGCCGAACAGGACCGTCTGTGCGCGCTGTTCCGCATGACCGGCGCCGGCGATCCGGCCCGGATGGGCGCCGGGTCCTCGGCGCTGG encodes:
- a CDS encoding RICIN domain-containing protein codes for the protein MSSGRRLSRRTLLGAAGAAVAASALPVVPGFSGLLPQAAAADVQTNLSNLVNMRFGMFNHFNMGTFTNQEWAAPNQDPALFAPTAVDCAQWARAASAAKMSYGVLTTKHHDGFCLWPSAYNNYNVANSSYKHDIVAQYVTAFRAQGLKVGLYFSIWDRTYDVQAYDTRHGVASDQAIQPGDITYILNQITELLTNYGTIDMFVTDGYAWQMGQQAVPYQRIREHVKSLQPDIVMIDHGGLSVPFLGDAIYFEEPLGITSPAGNTYASLQGQTISNGWFWHPTTPTTDPMSKDAILSHLADLEPKYTSFILNCPPNRNGVLDDNIVTRLSEVGAAWSGPNTSRPPLPTQMLRAEHPVTPVAAYATDYHTGEGPMNAIDGLSDKNFETCWSTWSLPLPQSITIDLGGVWSNISTLEYLPKQWNRTNTTDGDITACTISTSTDGTTFTQAATASWAGDRTTKIVEWPARNAGFVRIQVTAGTGGYANIGNLRIGGRTATPALVSALFPGDGTVYRLVARHSGKVADVSGAKTANNTPILQWPWQNHANQKWTVVPADSGYYKIRNVNSGTLMEIGGLSRVNGGTADIWGDAGAPQQQWAITPTGDGYYLLTNRLSGLSLNVDSGSTADGAAVNQWTYTAMPQQQWQIIPS
- a CDS encoding alpha-L-arabinofuranosidase B; its protein translation is MFRRLRRGVVVLLAAVALAFAGLVAFSGPSQAATQGPCDIYAAGGTPCAAAHSTTRALFASYNGPLYQVQRASDSALRDIGVVSAGGVADAAAQDSFCAGTTCTITRLYDQTGDGNTLVYQGPGGTGGADSAAVATTEAISVGGQKAYALYINPGNSYFAYNSAGGVPTGSSPEGEYMITSGTHVNNGCCFDYGNTEIDHKADGNGAMDAINFSTECWFGGCSGTGPWVQADIENGLFSGGSKAWNPNQVSETSRFVTAMFKNDGATQMALKGANAQSGSLTQLYSGALPSGWSPMHKQGAIILGSGGDCCQTNRNASAGTFYEGAMVKGYPSDATDAAVQANITAVGYSTTTPFTPGAKVSLQATTSCCTGDYLQHDTSDDKVVIAPVTSASSTTVKGDATWIVRAGLANSNCVSFESANTPGSYIRHYAFQLHLQPNDGTSQFAADATFCPKSGNSGTGYSLQSFNYPAKYIRHYNFTGYIASDGGSNAWDATSNWAQDTSWLAASPWS
- a CDS encoding alpha-L-arabinofuranosidase B produces the protein MIKRPWMSRVRRALLAAGATGALAAGLLTATATTSQAATQGPCDIYAAGGTPCVAAHSTTRALYAAYNGPLYQIRRASDNTTLNIGVLSAGGYANAAAQDTFCANTSCVITDIYDQSGKGNDLTQAPAGGAAGGPDNLANAFEAPVTVGGHEAYGVYIAPGTGYRNDNTNGIATGDQPEGMYAIFDGTHFNGGCCFDYGNAETSNTDTGNGHMEAIYFGNSTAWGSGSGSGPWVMADLENGLFSGVNKGLNAGDPTVTNRFLTAMVKGGPNQWAIRSGDAQSGGLSTFYNGVRPNVSGYNPMHKEGAIILGIGGDNSKWAQGTFYEGVMTSGYPSDTTENAVQANITAAGYNSGSTSTGSLTPGSRISLQATTSPCCTNDYLRHDDADTKVVISNINSSSSATDKADATWIVRAGLANSSCLSFESANNPGQYLRHYNFELYLNTDDGNSNFSKDATFCPTTGNSGVGHSFQSVNYPTKYIRHYNYTVYVASNGGTNAWDATASWAQDTSWLTASPWS
- a CDS encoding pyridoxal-phosphate dependent enzyme → MGHIREINAAASRIPSFAKRTPFHTLDVEGVLFKREDLQESGSFKIRGAANRFLTVSEPARRNGVVTVSSGNTGRALCAISEKCSTSVHVFVLEDCETAKVAHLQRAGAEVHVAGHSFFAASLRARQFAHAHSMLFCSSSADWEFLHGVATIGLELHEDDPDLDVIYVPIGGGGLAAGVGLFYTALNGIRQPRIVGVQSSRSRPIYEHFHHGRIFSEPRSTAADCLAGEPEAGAIILEIDRKVLSDIVLVTDGEILEAAARLASRGILVEPGAAAGYAAYLRYADANDRTGVILTGAAITCEVSHAAFSEKRGCQTHR
- a CDS encoding protein phosphatase, which codes for MKEQSGHLWAESDPGVLRLPSGRLVRGRGLRRPLDPVAPTPSYGVYLLGKQPPPFPWESRWLRWPDFRLPADRAAARSVLVDAWTRSATERIELACGGGRGRTGTALACLAVLDGVPAADAVAYVRAHYDRHAVETPWQKRYVRNFVPLP
- a CDS encoding dihydrodipicolinate synthase family protein, encoding MTLPAPLTGVVPPVCTPLTPDREVDVPSLLRLVDHLVAGGVHGLFVLGSSSEAAFLTDRQRRQVVDAVVAHLGGQLPVLAGAIDMSTPRVLDHVASVTAAGAQAVVVTAPFYARTHPAEIDRHYRRVTAGSPVPVLAYDIPVSVHTRLPAGVVLELAADGVLAGLKDSSGDLGGFREVVTGVRTRPDAAGFSVLTGSELLVDAALALGADGAVPGLANVDPHGYVRLYRLCRAGDWDGARAEQDRLCALFRMTGAGDPARMGAGSSALGAFKAALHLRGVIDCPATAEPQIPLSGREVEQVRTYLAAAGLL